The DNA window aaaatatttactaatTCGCCATGCTTTCTATTTTATCTCGAATAACGGTGGAATGAGTTATACGGTTTATATTTATAGGTTCGAGTAATTTTGATGTTTACTGATACCTATCTGCTAGAGTTTGAGTGTAAGAATGTTTGCGTATCTGTCCGAAGTTTGGCATCACTGACGTAGAATTGCTTTGGTGTTTAAGTATACACGAACTTATAAACAGGCTTATTATATTCTCACACAAATTTGAACAAACAGTAATGTACACCAGTGCATAGTTGCATAGCGCGAAAATACTACTATTTGCAGATCATTGCATCAGTTTGAAGGACCATTTTTGTAGCTACACCTCATTGCAAAAAGAGAGAAAGGAACAAACTAGAAATCAGATTAAGTTAAATCGGAAGAACCGTTATGACAACCTTTTTAATTACTTCCCTACGAGCAGGGCACAAAAAAGAGTCGTATTTTTCTCTTTTGTGTGCGTGTGGTAATGGAATATATGGGAGCCACACGCAACGAAGTGAAGATGAATCAAACAAAAGAGAAGAGCGCGAAGAGCTTTTTTATTCTACTCATTACTTTttctaagcatattttattaggtagttgtttagttagtcttcgagtggccgactcgaaaaagaaaagatcttgattagtttttggttctttttaaactctgagcAGCCGGCTACctagagtatcctatgttccctaaataaaagcaatttgaactccacacagccgaccgtgggagtattaactaggtaagctaatcttatctgtgtaatgggccggatcattATTTATTGAAACTGTATTTAGACGGAATTtgttacttcttctctacggtatatttattggcttgaaaactaccgtgtgataacacattatacagacaaagatagcgcgagatgtcATAAATCATgtaaagtatttcttattttccatatcggattgtttgtggaatacaagtatacgagcgatagtaacgaacactgaagggaaatataaaggattgttaacctgatgcacgggcttgttagcaataacggagcttgaaattaggttcataaaaacagacgcggcgaattttcaatacgtattgacccgtgatcatcgatactagtcagattagtcttattggggctaatttccaatttcaactattcatttttacggtaatgttttctcgactagatctgttcgcaccctctcattctgctactatcggcaggaggctgatagcaccagtcgtcgccggtctaaggaacaatcatcaatagacttagactcgcgtggaggcatgtgataggaaacttgtgagaattttgttaacCCACCATTTGACGACCTGTAACTATGAGGCCAGATTATCAGATGTAAAACTGTAGAGAAaagatttttctatccttcGAATGTTTTGTTATCTTTTCAATTTCTATTACAATTATTATGTCCCATTTTAGGAACTTCAAAATCACGAACAATTATTATTCGTACCAGTTGACAAAATATTATTGACCATTATtgcttaaataaaaaatttggagAGTATTTTCTGCTAAATTCCTATAACGAATATAAATctccagcaaaaaaaaataaaaggcgTTTCCAGGGATTCCCGAATTCCGACAATCAGTAAACGTAATTCGCAAAAATCCAAATCGCAAATGAGTTCCCGGGATAGAAGCTCTACAATTCCAGCGGGCCATAATTCTTATTGCGATATTGAGTTCAAATGTGCGAGcgtagggacttcacgatcgcgtggaAACGTGCGTTTATTTGTTCTCGCATGAGACCGCGTTGTTCAGATTACAAGTGCTATAGCGTTCACTTAAACATCGGGACGTTTTTGTGGTTGCGACATCTTGGACGTAGTTGTGCATAGGTGATCGCGATTGCAGGTTCACCTTTGTGTATCAACGCGAAGagatcgagcgtttgtatgttattgtaTTCGACCGCGTGGGCATCTGTAGGTTTGaatgtgctagcgtgtatgtgtgtaattgcgtgcataaattctttgattttataaccgtgatGCCATTAGCATGCTCACTCTTGAATGTTTCCGCAAATCGTGAGTCGGTGGTTAATTTTCAGTGAACGGTTCCGAAGCTAGAAGACAGTGaatttccccatatcactagagttccggGTCATGTCGACATGGAACATATGgtctagttttttttctattgttccAACTAAAGGCGCGAGCTTGTTCTGCTACTGTTTTTTAGTGGCGGAGTTTGACTGAATGGACAGCGGTTATACCTCTACACGGGCAactattccggaaccggttcggacttctgagtggattccagctcaaatgtagCAACCGATTGGGTCGGAGTAGGTTGTTCCCTTTGAACCAGATTGCATACTGAattcattcaggatttcgagCCGGTTACGGAATGGAtctgacggatagttgggataagttgttGTGGGGGCGCTAGTGTTTTAAGTTATATTCATTCAAAAGTTTACACGTTTATTACcatatttgttcgatcatgaaTGTCTGTTCtgtagttattttttaaatttttgtacaATAAAAACGAATACTCACCCGTAAAACAGTTGAAATTCATCTCGTTGGAATCGCTAAACAGCTCAGCAAGTCAATGAAACGATTTAATTCGACACTATCCCTAGACCGGTTTTCTTTCAAACACAACGGAAAGCACAATCTTCACGCATTTCACAATATTTTAATATGGTACACTAAGACCATTTCGCCCCACTATATGTAGAATAATCGATTAACATTTTTTCCTTAGAAAACTTTAAAAAGCTTATTCTTCACACATTTTACAAGGAACGCCTTTTGTATTATATTGCGCGGCAAATACTACGCTCTCTACCTTGCGCACCCACACTTTTTTAATGAGCTGTAGCTCAATCGACCGCGACAGGCCGTTCCGCTTCACCAATGCCAATGATGTATTCATCACATAGCTCCACACCTCGATTTAAAAGGGCACTCGCCCACGCACACACATATTTGCTTGCTTCTCAATAACAAGCCTGACGCACATCGcttcaaacaaaataaaatggcTGCAGCAAAGCGAAAGCTCTTTGATCAGAAACCGGAGAAACGCGTTTCATTTCAGATGATCTTCTCAGACAACAGCAACAATATTTAAGTGATGAGAATGCGGTTGAAATATCCTATTTCTTGTTTCGTGACCTTGCGATCTGGCTCTTCTACCTGTGCTCACACTACGCTGTGTACTCATGACAATCAATCCCGTACGCCATCGCCGCCATATACGAAAACTTGCACGGGATTAcccaagaaacaaaaaaaacattcgtAATATCTGAAACAAACAAATACAGCTCTTCAATTAATTCACCAACTGTTGTTCAACCACCAACACTTGTTAAATCAGCGAAGGTTAAAACTATCTAACACAAACAAGATCAGGAAATCAGGAAGATTGGTGCACGGCCATGTTACTCAAACCAAATAATCAAACGAACAAATAGCTCAAAAAGTGATACAAGTGTTATTTCGTTCCCATAAACAAAGGTTGCCTGGCAACGAACGGAAGAATCATTCACCCTGCCGACAAGTAGTTTCTATATTCTAGTTAAATTTTCCTCTCTCAAGGAAATGATCGATTGTGCATCAATTCGTTGCATATGGAAACCAAAACACTCACCCGTAGAACAGCCGAAATACAGCTTGTTGAAATCGCCAGGCAGCCTACAAAAACCGGAAAACTTGCCGTGAAATGATTTCATTCCGGCGACCTGATGGCGGTGCCGGGTAAAGACACGAACCGGTTTCCGTTGAAACACAACAGAAAGCTTTACACATTTCACAATATTTAGACGCATCACATTATAACCATTTTACTCCACTATATTTGATATAAATTATTACATTAAAAACttggtaattgttccgaatcgcggctttttcgaaaagagggttaatttattttggaaatggttctaaatggCTTATTTTGtaacaagcaatgaaaaaaattcggggggaaagctttaaagtagtttaaactggaaaaataagttgttgccacttacctttctaacaatggcattgctcatgagaaagtgacgttaagggtgaaggtagtgtgatgcggctttgccgcatagtcgagtccaaggattcgaagcggcgcaaagccgctgagaaacCGACGGTCGAGTTGGTTTTGATCTTGCTATCGAAGGGTGcaatcaaacctgtaatccactcgtttgcccggtatactcaaacataggggctatccctagttgaagtccgactgagcggcagcgaagtcggacagcatgacaaaaagcgatgtggcgtagccacattagtctttaacaatgttttatttagtaacaGGCTTGTATTCCTGTGCAAAAATAaaatagcccctatgtttgactataccgggcaaacgtgtggattacaggtttaattgcacccttcgatagcaagatcaaaaccacctcgtccgtcggtttctcagcggctttgcgccgcttcgaatccttggactcgactatgcggcaaagccgcatcacactaccttcacccttaacgtcactttctcatgaGTAATGCCATTGTTAGTAAGGTAAGtgggaacaacttatttttccagtttaaactactttaaagctttccccccaaatttttttcattgcttgttataaaataggctatttagaaccatttccaaaataaattaaccctcttttcgaaaaagccgcgattcggaacaattaccaaAAACTTTTGCACACATCAACAAGGCAACCATTTTGCCCCAAATTCACTTTTTTTTGGCCGCCCAGAGCCATTCATTATTCACTTCATACTCCATATAAATCACACTACTTGAGCAAAACCCACATTTTTTACTGAGCTGTAGCTCAACTAACCACGACGGGCCATTCCGCTTCACCAATGCGGTATACACCACATTGCTTCATACCTCGATTTAAAAGGGCACTCGCCCACACACACATATTAGCTTGGATCGCAGCTCGATAGCAAGCTTGACGCACATCACTTCAAACAAAGCAAAATGGCTGCAGCAGCAAAAGAAATCAAAGCAATTTTCTCACCGCACGAGAATGCTTCGATTTGGAGCCACTATtttttgctgcaccattttacATTTAAACTTCTGCACTACGCGATTCGGATCACTTTTTTCTTTCGAATTTCAGATTGCAACAAGGAAGAATACCGTTTCTCCATGTTGCAAAAAATTGCGACACCGAAATCACTTTCGCGTATATCCGATTTGAAGcgggatttttaaaaaataggcGGAATATCCGGCaacaaaagaaaaattaaatttgcaaatAAAGAAAAAGAGCCGGGTCAAAAACCCGACGAAATGACGCGCGAATAGAACCATCTAGTAGGTTCTGCAATCCGATCTCAACTGGCTGCTCGTCGCTTTGGTAGCGATGGCGACTAGCGAAAAAAGAACCGTTAGCGAAAGAGTACACACGCACACTGTAACACTGAACGGCCTTGAAAACCGcaagcttttgtcgcttccgtCTGGTTGCGCGATGCTCTCACACAGAGTAAATAATATCATTTAGTAGAGTTACGCAAAGAGAAACGGGCTGTATTAATTTCAATAAATGGTAATGTTTTTACTTTACTTTTAAATAACATTCTGGATTGCCAACTGCAAGACTGAATATAAATGGGACCACAATCTGTTATTATTATCAAACAGATAGGCTTATAAGCTGATAAAATTATAGACAACACATTAGAAACTTTCGCATCATTCATACACAAGATAGAACAGCACAATGTAGCACGTTTAAACATTCAAATACCCGCACATTCAAAAGTAACAAACGCTTATTTCCAGAAAAGGTTGTTCAGAAACTGTTAGATTCAAGGAAAAGGTTTTCTGAAGTAGTTTTTGGGAGTTTTTAATTTCTTGTGGAAATGGATTTCGGTAAACTGGTGTAGGTAAACTGTAATGGGATTAGGTGGGATATAAAATATCTATTGACCTTTCGATAGGTTTAAAGAAAACAGTATTACAGTGATATTGTTACAAATTATAGTACAAACAGTATGAACAAGAAAATTGAAGAATCATTTTACGACATCACCTATTTTAGGAGTGAAGCGTTTCAACCATTCACTAAATCTCAACGCCAGGATCCAAGAATGGttcttaaaattcaaaaatcttaGAATTAACGGTTCTTCCGATATTCGCGAGAAGAATGCCTTTTTTCTAAATATTCCCATATTAGAGAATGGAAAGGAAAGGCCGGCTCTCAGCGTTATACTACATTAGACGGATTGATTTTGCGAGCGAATGTGATTCGATAAAATCTCACTCCAGCTTGGGTTTGCTACTGTTATTGAGAATGTTAATTATATTTGCTTAAAAAAATCTATCCGACGTAGGCAATGCACAATACAGCggtaattattgaaaattccaggACATTTACCTTTAAATTCTGTCAGAGGAACACAAGTGACATTCGGCTACATTAAGAACGGAATAATTGTATAAAAATATGAATACCGAGGAGACGAAATCCAAGTAGGCTTTGACAGGTtctgagcatagatgtttggtATATTTCAATACACGCTTATTGCTCTAAGTTGCACCGAAGCAACAAAAGCTCTTTTTCATTCTGAATTACTACCAGAAGATACTAGAGAAGGAAATACTGAAACAATTTCCTATTTGCTCCGGATTACTTTCAAATTCTTCCGGTATTGGAACGAACCTTTCGCtaggataaaattaaattaggggccatgcataaatgacgtagcattttggggggtagggaggatataccaaatttgtgacgaagtgtgacgagggggagggtagggttagaagttgtgcgacgtagcattaagtttaaaacccattgtttagagaaaacaatttaatgatcttccattcccaagagaaatgaatttaaattcaagcaagttacttttgatgcggtttttcataaggtaaattttacgattcgcggaattacaagttcgcaaaaatatgaaaaggtTTTGTATgcagatttaacttgctacattagttagctaatgttgctaaccaGTAGACTtcgtttggaagctgaattaaattttcacttcggattcaaccaaacaaaatttagtaatttagatgaacatatgcttcttagaactattggcagctgcaggattgtgaactgagagaacttctcttcatgctccccttgacatataaaattgaaaacaaaactatcaacactatatttgtgatgaaatgggcttattttgcaggcaatttgctgttataatgaaaatgttgataaaagtcgtcaaacattttgaaaggacatgtatataaaataattgaaaaacatgtaattttttttttcatcacccgagcgctttgcatgggacgagggggagggggtaggtaaatgctacgttatttacgagggggaggttagaattttgtgaccaaatgctacgaggggggaggaagGGGTAAAAAATCAccgaaaaaatgctacgtcatttgtgtacggccccttaagTACCAACAAATCATCCAAATGAGCACATCCATTTTTATGACTATCATATCTACAAAGTGTGACAACAGTTCAAACCATGCCTGGCCTACTGACTCAGCTGCTCCAGATCACCACTGTCCACCCTGCGTTCGAGTTCCAGCAGCTTCAGATTGATTTTGTAAACCGATTCAATTTCCGACCCGGTGAGAAACATCGATAGCATTAGATTGAATGCCAGCAGTCCGGTCACTGCGAGGGTGATGGGACGGGTCATCTTCCGATAGAGTGTCAGCACTTCGCGGGGCTGTTCCGTAATCGATGGCAATCGGTAGGTGAAGTGTCGGGtagcaaactggaaaaaaaatatatatttaaaacGTTGATTCGACGCAGAAATCTCCTTCTTCACCATGAAAGCTGATAGCGGTGCCAGAAGCATTGGATAGATGGTACTAAAACCAGCCTGGAACAATCCCGCCCTGACTTGGATACAAACTGGACACTGCTGTCTGTTTAGTGTCACCTCAGGCACGACGTACATTTTATGGAAAAAGGTAGTCATTATGGCTGGCAGTACTACGGCCGGTATGTAGCTGGAAAGCCGTCCGTAGTTGCCCAATTTCAGCTTGTTCCGGTAGTGGCTATTTATGTAGATGCTGGACACTACCGTCGTCGCTCCCAGAATGCCTGGGCTGTGTATGAGGGGCCATCTGTAAGAGGCAGGAATCGTTAGCGGAGAAAACACACTACTTTAGCCGTACTCACGATTCCCATTTGTTGTCCCATCCTTCGACGATCTTCATGAAGTATAGCACCGCTTGTGTTTCATTCAATTTCACCGCATCCTCCGGTATTTCCTGGCTCTTTTTATGTAATAACGCCATGGTTTATCACTGCATTCCGGTTCACTATATTTTTGTTATTGATTTGACCGAACAGCTGTTGACGTTAATGGTTTCGCTCTAGGATTCGCTGTACAGGCAAAAAACGACACATAGACGGCACTCTGGTCAGAAAAGTGCTTTATAAAAGAGCCAGGGATGCCAAATGTTAAGATCAGTCTAGGAATAATAACAAATTAGCATCAAAgttgaaaaaatgcatttcataTCCCAAATAGAATTTTACagtagcatttaccctacaaacaatcataaaacaataaatattatagttattactgtttcagcATTGTTCGATGCAGAGTTCTCACAATAGATTTACGAtatatttcatgtaacaataaattttactgttcagcaaaaaactaatacagtaaattcacattaaattttactgttttcgagaaaaaagtgcatggaaaaatcgatttttttaatgttaaaccACCCATCTTTGTTACTATGAAAGTCTATCtatttgaaatttactgtaaaaacgtcaaagtttattgtttttgtgttgTAGCATACCACTAAAACTTAcagtaaattattgtaaaattactgtactgtcacagtgaaaatcgtgattttgttagtgtacatttctattcgggatcCGTTGTTGCATAAACTTTACATTTTCT is part of the Topomyia yanbarensis strain Yona2022 chromosome 1, ASM3024719v1, whole genome shotgun sequence genome and encodes:
- the LOC131676503 gene encoding uncharacterized protein LOC131676503 yields the protein MALLHKKSQEIPEDAVKLNETQAVLYFMKIVEGWDNKWESWPLIHSPGILGATTVVSSIYINSHYRNKLKLGNYGRLSSYIPAVVLPAIMTTFFHKMYVVPEVTLNRQQCPVCIQVRAGLFQAGFSTIYPMLLAPLSAFMFATRHFTYRLPSITEQPREVLTLYRKMTRPITLAVTGLLAFNLMLSMFLTGSEIESVYKINLKLLELERRVDSGDLEQLSQ